One Pectinophora gossypiella chromosome 21, ilPecGoss1.1, whole genome shotgun sequence genomic region harbors:
- the LOC126376836 gene encoding uncharacterized protein LOC126376836 codes for MDRFTGPQRAYCVKQFYLNNSSLITVRRLFRVQYDLHDLSQCPSSPLIKKWVKKFEETGSTLNVKQTGGPRTSRSEENVQQVSASVQRDPDLSTRKRSAELGLSRTSLRRILKLDLKLHPYKIQIVQELKPNDLHLRKSYAETMLDRFSNFDNLLFSDEAHFHLNGHVNKQNCRYWSSENPKAKHERPLHSPKVTVWSRGLFADECSKISVLA; via the coding sequence ATGGATCGCTTCACGGGGCCGCAGCGCGCTTACTGTgtgaaacaattttatttaaacaatagtTCGCTCATTACAGTGAGACGCTTATTTCGCGTTCAATATGATTTACACGACTTAAGTCAGTGTCCGAGTTCTCCTCTAATAAAGAAATGGGTGAAGAAGTTCGAAGAGACGGGATCTACACTAAATGTGAAGCAAACCGGCGGCCCACGGACTTCTCGGAGCGAAGAGAACGTGCAGCAAGTTTCTGCTTCTGTTCAACGTGATCCAGATTTATCGACGCGCAAACGTTCGGCTGAATTAGGATTATCCCGCACATCATTACGCCGTATTTTGAAATTAGATTTGAAATTACATCCATATAAGATCCAGATAGTGCAAGAACTAAAACCTAACGATTTACATTTGCGCAAGTCGTATGCCGAAACAATGTTAGATCGATTCAGTAATTTTGATAACCTCTTATTTTCTGACGAAGCCCATTTCCACCTCAATGGACACGTGAACAAACAGAATTGCAGATATTGGAGCAGCGAAAATCCTAAAGCTAAACATGAGAGACCACTTCATTCTCCTAAGGTAACTGTATGGTCTCGCGGTCTCTTTGCCGACGAGTGTTCGAAAATTTCGGTACTCGCTTAG